In bacterium, the genomic stretch GCCGGCCCCAGCCGGCGGTCAGCTCCAAGCGGCGGCCGGCGGCACCCGTGACGAAACCGGCGCCCACCTCCGTCTCCAGATCCCGCTCCTGCAGGAATCCCTTGCGGCGCGCACGGTCGCCGAGTCCCCAGCGATCGTAGCGAAACAGGTCCCTGGCGAGCTGGAAGGGACTGAAGCCCGCGCCGAGCGCGTCGTGCACCGCGTTGGCTTTCACGGTGCCCAGCCGGAGGCCACCGAGCTCGAGGTCGGCTTGCCCGGCGTCGAGGGACGCACGCCACGCGTGACCTGTATCATCGCCGTCACCGAGTCCGGAGAGGACGTTCTCGTCGCGCCGGCTGGCGTGCCATTCCACGTCCAGCAGGGGTTCCGCTTCGCCACCTATGGTGAACTGGAACGAGGCCAGGCTGTGGCTCGAGGGCAGGGGCAGCGGCCGGCCGATGTCGTAGGATCCCGCCCCGGCGCCGCGATGGACGAAGACCCGGCCTCCGGTGCCGGTCAGCGACTCGACCGCGTACGCGCCGCGGCCCGCGCCGACGTAGTGGAATTCCACCTCGTAATCACCGGCCAGAGTGTCGTAGACGGCGATCCGCGTCCCGCCCATGTCTTCCAGGCGGTAGGAACCCTCGCCGACGGCGACCTGGGTCAGACCGGACGTAACCGCGGCTGCCGCCTCGTCGCCGGCGCCCGCCAGCAGGGCGCGGTCCTCGTCCGAGAGATCCCCGCTGCGCAGGCGGTCGGGGTTGTCACGTTCCCGCGTGAGCCGCGCCGCGAAGGCGGCGGTCCGGCCGTCCGACAGCGGCAGGCCCGTCGCGAAGCGGCCCTCGCCGCCCACGACCGTCCGGGCGTACGGCCCCTCGCCCTCCTCGAACTCGACCAGGATCTCGGTCTCGGCGGTGATCAGCCGCCGGTAGGTGAACGTGAGGGTCCCCCTGACGTAGTCGATGACATAGTCGCGATCGGCGCCGCGGGTCAACTGGATGCCGTCGATCAGCACGCGCTCGGAGCCGGCCACGATGAAGACCTGCGCCCCCGCCTCTCCCCCGCCCAGGAAATAGGGGCCCTGGTTAGCTTCCTCGCCGAGGATCTGCAGCGTGCGGTAGAGACCGCGCGGCGACCCGGCCAGGACACCCGCACCCATGTCAGCCGAGCCCACATCCAGCACCACGCCCTGCAGCTTGCGCCGGTAGCCGCCGTAGACCGATCCCTCGCGGCGGGCGACGAAATCGCCGAGCACTGCCCGCCAGTGCGATGCGGTGAGCTCAACGCGCATGCGGTCGATATCCCGCAGCTCCTCGGTGTTGCCCTCGGGGACCACGGGCAGGTTGTCGTCGGATAGCGCGGCGTCGACGCGTATGTCCTCGGTCAGCCAGCCGGCGATGTTCAGGCGCAGGGTCTGATCGATGGTCAGGTCCCGCCGGTTGCCCGACGACATGCGGACGGACTTGCTGCCGCTGACGGCGAGATCGCCTGTCGCCAAGCCGGTGGCCGCGGTGCCCCGCGCCGTCGTCGCGTCCCCCCTGCCGGCGACGCGCGCGACGGGCCTGCCGCGCACCGGATGAAGGAGGCGCCACGCCGGCACCGGGGAGGGATGGAAGCTGTATTCCAGGCGCACCAGGACCTGATCGCCGCCCGGCTCGCCCAGGGGACGCAGCGGATTCCAGACGCCCCGCGTGACATCGACGCGGAAATCCACTCCCGGGCGCCACGGCTGCCCGTCCACCGTCGCCACGAGGGTACCCGGCACCACGTAGGCATGGGCCAGGACCGCCTGGCGGGCATCGGTGGGCAGGAAATGGAACTCGGTCTCAGATCTGGTGAGCAGGGAATCGGGAAAGGTCGATCCAGCGGCCGTGGCCGACCGCACCGGAGGCGGCATGGCCATCGCCGCCCGCGCCGCCACGACGAAGAGGACGACGCTGATCGGCAGGAACAACCACGAGCCTAGCCGCATGCCCCCCTCTATTCATACCGGATCCGGTAAACCAGCACAGCCTGGCGTTCGCGATCGCTCACGGCGAGCTGGTCGTCTGGCCCGACGGCGACATCGATGGGCGCCACGGGGGCCGCCTGCAGGCCCAGTTCCGAACCTACCGCGAAGAGGTAGTCCAGCTCCGGTGAGAGGACGTGGATCAGCCCGGCCGCCGGATCCGCCACGAACAGGTTGCCTTCCGGGTCGGTATCCAGCCCCTGGGGCGTCAACAGACGGCTCTGGGGATCGAACTCGCCGCCGATGGTGCGCTTGTAGTAGCCCAACCGCGTGAAGTGCTGCAGACGGCGGTTGGCCCGGTCGGAAACCACGAAACTGCCGTCGCGCAGGAAGGCCACGCCGCTCGGCTCGCGAAACTGCTCGGGATGGCTGCCCGGCACGCCCACGACATGCTGCAGCTCCAGGTAGGCGTCGACCAGCAGCACCTGGTCCTCCGCCGCGTCGGTGAAGACCATGCTGCCGTCGAGATCGACGTCGAAGGCCGACGGCAGGCGGTCGTAACCGGGATCGAGATAGCTGAAATCGAGCAGCCGGTCCAGAAAGACGCCGCCGAGACCGTAGCGCAGCAGGTCGCGCCCGTCCATGTCCAGGACCAGGACCGAGAACTGGTCGATGCAGATGTCCACGGGCCGGAAGAAGCGCGTACCCGGGTTGTCGAACTGGAACCACGTATCCCCGGCCGCATCGTAACCATGCACGCGACCGCCCTTCTCGTCGCAGAAGAAAAGGGTGCCGTCGCCGTAGTAGGCGACGCCGCCGATGCCCTTGATCGGGTAGTAGGGCGCCGAACTCTCGTTCTCGAAGACGTGCAGGAGCACCAGTCCCAGGGGCACGGCCCGCTCGCCCATCTGCCACGCGTCCGCCGCGCCGTCGACGGTCTCATCGCCGGCGTCAGCAGCGGCCCTCTCCCCGCTCGGCGCCGC encodes the following:
- a CDS encoding NHL repeat-containing protein, which codes for MRIHTAVLSPWPAILLAVLCGCAAAPSGERAAADAGDETVDGAADAWQMGERAVPLGLVLLHVFENESSAPYYPIKGIGGVAYYGDGTLFFCDEKGGRVHGYDAAGDTWFQFDNPGTRFFRPVDICIDQFSVLVLDMDGRDLLRYGLGGVFLDRLLDFSYLDPGYDRLPSAFDVDLDGSMVFTDAAEDQVLLVDAYLELQHVVGVPGSHPEQFREPSGVAFLRDGSFVVSDRANRRLQHFTRLGYYKRTIGGEFDPQSRLLTPQGLDTDPEGNLFVADPAAGLIHVLSPELDYLFAVGSELGLQAAPVAPIDVAVGPDDQLAVSDRERQAVLVYRIRYE